AGAAACCAAAGCCAGTCACGCTGGAGATCACGCCGCTGAACACGTTGCCCACCTGATCCTGCATGAAATCACACTTCAGCCAATCGGCAACATCACGCGTGGCTTCATCAGCACGACGTTCCGTCAGCGAACAGTGTTGGCCCAGCTGCAGCATTTGCTGCATATCATAGTGATAACCGCCAGTTGGCGTAGTAATGCCATCCACTTCGCCCCGCTCTTTCGCCAGCAGATATTTGATGGCGCGATGCAGCAGCAGATCCGGATAGCGACGGATCGGCGAGGTAAAGTGCGCATATGAAGCCAGCGCCAGGCCGAAGTGACCGCGGTTTTCCGGATCGTAGACCGCCTGTTTCATCGAGCGCAGCAGCATGGTCTGCAGCATTTCTGCGTCTGGACGATCGGCAACTTGCTTCAGCAGATCGGCATAATCCGTAGGATGTGGCTTGGCACCGCCCGGCAGGCTTAAGCCCAGCTCGTTCAGCACGGTACGGAAGCTCTTGATGCTGTCTTCGCTTGGACGATCGTGATCGCGGAACAACGCAGGCTCTTCATTTTTCTCAACAAAACGCGCTGAGGCGATGTTGGCGAGAATCATGCACTCTTCAATCAGCTTGTGCGCATCATTGCGTGAGGTGCGCTCGACGCGCTCAATACGACGCTCCGCGTTGAAGATAAACTTGGCTTCGTCGGTCTCAAACGAAATGCCGCCACGCTGCTCACGTGCAGTTTCCAGTACCTGGTACATGTTGTGTAGCTCATGCAGATGGGGAACCTGCGCTGCGTATTGTTCACACAGATCGGCATCACCTTGCAGAATGTTCCACACTTTGTTGTACGTCAGTCGCGCATGCGAATTCATCACCGCTTCATAGTGTTTGAAACCGGTGAGCTTGCCGCTGGAGGAGACGGTCATCTCACACACCATGCACAAACGATCAACCTGCGGATTCAGCGAGCACAAGCCGTTGGAGAGAATTTCCGGCAGCATCGGGATAACCTGCGATGGGAAATACACCGAGGTGCCGCGCTGATGCGCTTCATCATCCAGCGGCGTGCCCGGACGCACGTAATAACTTACATCGGCAATCGCCACCCACAAGCGCCAGCCGCCACCGCGCTTCTTCTCGCAGAAAACGGCGTCATCAAAGTCGCGCGCATCTTCGCCATCAATGGTGACCAGCGGCAGCTTACGTAAATCAACGCGTCCTTTCTTCGCCTCTTCCGGCACGTCTTCTTTCAGCTTAGCGACCTGTTTTTCAACTTCTTCCGGCCAGGTATGCGGAATCTCATGGGTACGCACGGCCATATCCACGGCAAGGCTGGTGCCCATATCATCGCCAAGCAGTTCGGTAATTTTGCCAAGCGCTTTGTTGCGACGCGTGGCACGTTGAGTGATCTCAACCACCACTACCGAGCCCATGCGCGCGTTGAGCGTCTCTTCTTGCGGGATTAGGATGTCGAAGCTCAGACGGCTGTCATCAGGCACCACAAAGCCGGTCCCCGCATCGGTAAAGTAGCGCCCAACGATCTGGCTGTTACGTGGCTCCAGCACGCGTACCACGCGCGCCTCGCGACGACCTTTACGATCGGCGCTGCCCGGCTGTGCCAGAATCACATCGCCATGCAGGCAGAACTTCATCTGCTCAGCTGAGAGATAGAAATCATCTTTCTGACCTTCAACGCGCAGGAAGCCATAGCCATCACGATGGCCAATCACTTTGCCACGAATCAGATCCAGACGTTCTGGTAAGGCGTAACATTGACGGCGAGTAAACACCAACTGACCATCACGCTCCATGGCGCGTAGACGGCGGCGCAGCGCTTCCAGCTGCTCTTCGCTGGTGATATTCAGTTCCTGCGCGATGTCATCGCGGTTTGTTGGTTTTTCCCGTTTCTCAAGCAGAGCCAGAATGAACTCACGGCTCGGAATAGGGTTTTCGTATTTTTCAGCTTCTCTATCCTGAAAAGGATCTTTTGACATTACGGTTCCTCCGATGTCATTTAATTTGGATTGCCACCGGCGGTTCGGACAATAAAAGTTGGTACAACGCATCGTTGTTTCTGACCAAATCGGCCAGCGTGTACCTGTCCAGTTCCTTGAGGAATAGCTGGACCGCATCGTGTAGCGCTTTACGCAAACGACAGGCTGGTGTGATGGAACACTCTTCGCAGTTCACGAGCTGCAAGGGCTCCATTTTTCTCACCACATCGCCAATCACGATTTTTTCCGGGTCCATGCCTAAACGAATTCCGCCGTTTTTACCGCGTGTTGCGGCGACAAAGCCAGCCCGGCTAAGTTGGTTGATGATTTTAACCATATGGTTACGCGACACCCCGTAGGTATCGGTGACTTCGGTAATGTTAGTCTGCTTACCTTCCGGCAACGTCGCCATGTAAATCAGGGCACGCAGACCATAATCGGTAAAACTTGTTAGCTGCACATAGACCTCAGTGAATCATCGGACGTTATGGTTATGCGCCGGTCGGCGTGATGTTTAAATATGATGATAAACCAGAGCGTGGTGGCCGGTGCGTTTTTTTCCTGCAAGTATCGATATTTGCAAGAAAAAATAGAGTGAGTGGAGTCAAATATTGTCTATAGCCTAAATAATTCGAGCTGGAGGAAGGCGGCAAGTGGGTAAATCCCCAAGCGCTTACTCACGTAAGAGACTGGGGTGAGCACGCGCAGCCAACGCGCCTGCAGCTTGAAGTATTTAGGTTATATTGAGGCCGGGCGATGCCCGGCCTCAAAAGATTATGCGTCGAACGGATCGCGCAGAATCATGGTCTCACTGCGGTCTGGGCCGGTAGAAATAATATCAATCGGCACACCGGTCACTTCTTCTACACGCTTGATATAGTCACGTGCAGCTTGCGGCAAACCTTCCAGCGTCTTAACGCCGAACGTGGTCTCGCTCCAGCCTGGCATGGTTTCGTAGATCGGCTCAATGCCTTCCCAGCCTTCCGCAGCCAGCGGCGTGGTGGTCATTTCGCGGCCATCTGGCATGCGATAAGCCACGCAGATTTTTACTTCTTTCAGGCCATCCAGCACGTCCAGCTTGGTCATGCAGAAACCTGACAGCGAGTTGATCTGCACTGCACGGCGAACTGCCACCGCGTCCAGCCAGCCGGTGCGACGACGACGACCGGTAGTCGCGCCAAACTCGTGGCCCTGCGCGCACAGGAATTCGCCGGTTTCGTCGAACAGTTCGGTCGGGAATGGACCAGCGCCAACACGCGTTGAATACGCCTTCACGATACCCAGCACGTAATCAACGTAACGTGGACCAATGCCTGAACCGGTCGCCACGCCACCTGCGGTGGTGTTAGAAGAGGTCACGTACGGATAGGTACCGTGATCGATATCCAGCAGCGTACCCTGCGCGCCTTCGAACATGATCAGATCGCCACGCTTGCGCGCGCCATCCAGCAGATCAGACACATCAACGACCATGCTGGTAATGATATCGGCAACTGCCAGCGTATCACTCAGCACTTTTTCGTAGTCAACTGCATCAGTTTTGTAATAGTTAACCAGCTGGAAGTTGTAGAAATCGACGATCTCTTTCAGCTTCACCGCGAAGGTTTCTTTGTTGAAGAGATCGCTCACGCGC
The sequence above is drawn from the Pantoea nemavictus genome and encodes:
- the rnr gene encoding ribonuclease R, with translation MSKDPFQDREAEKYENPIPSREFILALLEKREKPTNRDDIAQELNITSEEQLEALRRRLRAMERDGQLVFTRRQCYALPERLDLIRGKVIGHRDGYGFLRVEGQKDDFYLSAEQMKFCLHGDVILAQPGSADRKGRREARVVRVLEPRNSQIVGRYFTDAGTGFVVPDDSRLSFDILIPQEETLNARMGSVVVVEITQRATRRNKALGKITELLGDDMGTSLAVDMAVRTHEIPHTWPEEVEKQVAKLKEDVPEEAKKGRVDLRKLPLVTIDGEDARDFDDAVFCEKKRGGGWRLWVAIADVSYYVRPGTPLDDEAHQRGTSVYFPSQVIPMLPEILSNGLCSLNPQVDRLCMVCEMTVSSSGKLTGFKHYEAVMNSHARLTYNKVWNILQGDADLCEQYAAQVPHLHELHNMYQVLETAREQRGGISFETDEAKFIFNAERRIERVERTSRNDAHKLIEECMILANIASARFVEKNEEPALFRDHDRPSEDSIKSFRTVLNELGLSLPGGAKPHPTDYADLLKQVADRPDAEMLQTMLLRSMKQAVYDPENRGHFGLALASYAHFTSPIRRYPDLLLHRAIKYLLAKERGEVDGITTPTGGYHYDMQQMLQLGQHCSLTERRADEATRDVADWLKCDFMQDQVGNVFSGVISSVTGFGFFVRLNDLFIDGLVHVSSLDNDYYRFDAVGQRLIGESGGRTYRLGDAVEVRVDAVHMDERKIDFALISSKRVPRGEGKTEREREKRGGKPPAKRRRDAGKKGTFEPDSAFRGEKKKPAVAEKPAKTEKKGKNVSEKTRKIAAATKAKRGSKKKPGEA
- the nsrR gene encoding nitric oxide-sensing transcriptional repressor NsrR, which codes for MQLTSFTDYGLRALIYMATLPEGKQTNITEVTDTYGVSRNHMVKIINQLSRAGFVAATRGKNGGIRLGMDPEKIVIGDVVRKMEPLQLVNCEECSITPACRLRKALHDAVQLFLKELDRYTLADLVRNNDALYQLLLSEPPVAIQIK
- a CDS encoding adenylosuccinate synthase, producing the protein MGKNVVVLGTQWGDEGKGKIVDLLTERANYVVRYQGGHNAGHTLVINGEKTVLHLIPSGILRENVTSIIGNGVVLSPEALMKEMKGLEERGVPVRERLLISEACPLILQYHVAMDVAREKARGAKAIGTTGRGIGPAYEDKVARRGLRVSDLFNKETFAVKLKEIVDFYNFQLVNYYKTDAVDYEKVLSDTLAVADIITSMVVDVSDLLDGARKRGDLIMFEGAQGTLLDIDHGTYPYVTSSNTTAGGVATGSGIGPRYVDYVLGIVKAYSTRVGAGPFPTELFDETGEFLCAQGHEFGATTGRRRRTGWLDAVAVRRAVQINSLSGFCMTKLDVLDGLKEVKICVAYRMPDGREMTTTPLAAEGWEGIEPIYETMPGWSETTFGVKTLEGLPQAARDYIKRVEEVTGVPIDIISTGPDRSETMILRDPFDA